The DNA window CCGGAATCGTATTTTTCGGTCGCGTTGAAAATTTGGATTCTTACGACTTCTCTAAAGTCAAAGAGGCGACATCTCAATTGAGGAGCCCCGTTGTCCATGATTGATACGAAACTCACCCCCGCCCCAATAGATTGGATTGCCTTAGCGCCGATGATTGCCGTGGGAACGACCGGCGTCGTCGCCATGATTCTCGAAATGATGCGTCCACGAAAGACGAACAATCTTATCGTTTCGATTTCGTTAATCGGTCTTGCTTTCGCCGCGGCTCTCGTGCTCGCTTTCTGGAATGTTCCGCCCCGAGAGTCTTTCGGAGCGGTTTATGCGGATGCAAGCGGTCACGAAAAAAACTTCGGGCTTTTCATCCACGACCGCTTTAGTCAACTCGTTCAATTACTGCTCATCGGCGTTTGCTTCTTTACGGTGATGTTCAGCGAAGGATATCTGCGTGAAAAACTAATTCCTTTCGGAGAGTATTATCCTTTGGTGCTTTGGACGACAGTGGGGGGGATGGTAATGGTTACGACGAGAGATTTGATCATCTTGTTTTTGGGATTGGAAACGCTTTCGATTTCTTTGTACATTTTAGCAGGATTATCCTCGAAGGAGAAACGTTCACAAGAATCTGCATTGAAATATTTTTTATTAGGCGCATTTGCCTCGAGTTTTATGTTGTATGGGATTGCGTTGATGTACGGCGGGACGGGAACGACGCATCTTTCGGGAATCACGGAACTTTTTCAAGCGAATCTGGCTGATGCGAATCCGTATCGTCTCGTTTACGCTGGGTTGGGAATGATTCTTGTCGGGTTCGGATTCAAAGCCGCTTTGGTGCCGTTTCATATGTGGACTCCCGATGTGTATCAAGGTGCACCGACTTGCGTGACGGGTTTCATGGCCGCGGGTTCGAAAGTCGCAGCCTACGCGGCTTTGATTCGGTTTTTGGAGGGGGCGATGGCGATGAAAGACGTTTGGATACCCATCCTCATGGCATTTGCAGTTTTGAGCATGACCTTGGGAAATTTAGTCGCCATCGTACAACGCGATGCGAAACGTATTTTGGGGTATTCGAGTATCGCTCACGCAGGATACATTTTAGTTGCAGTAGTCGCATGGGCGAAAGCGTATGATAGACCGGATTTGCAAATCGGTTACGAAACCGTCTTGTACTATCTTCTCACCTATAGTCTTATGACTATCGGTGCTTTCGCCGTTTTGACTTTGAGCGCCAGGGGGGGGAAAGAAGGGACGCTCGTGGATGATTATTATGGAATGTACAGAAGAAGACCTTTCGCAGCGCTTGCAATGGTGGTCTTCATGGTGAATTTAGCCGGCATCCCCCCCTTTGCGGGATTTTTTGCGAAAGTTTTTATTTTCAGCGACGCTTTGGAAACCGGTCTTTTATGGCTGGCACTCGTTTTGGCAGTCAATTCCGTGATTAGCGCTTATTATTATTTGAGAGTCGCCTTCGCAGTGTTCGTTCAAGAGCCGGAATGGAAGCCCACTCGTTTTGCTCCGATGAATCTCGGGCTTTTGCTTACCTGTGGAATTACCGCAGTGTTGCTGCTGGCGATATTGGTTTTCACGAGCCCGATTCTAAGAGAAATCAGCATCGTCTCAGCGAAGATTCTGTAACCTCATCCCCACCACGCGTAGGTCCGAAACGTTCGTCCAAAAGAATACCCGCACCATTCAAGTACTGCATCGTATGAACAAAATAATATACGTAGCAATTGCTACTACAATAATTATTTGCCATATTATTGCCCAGTTATCACTTAGATGATTCCCTCTGCCTGGATATTTTTTCAATAAGCCTTTTGGCTCGAAGATTCTGCATCGCAACCTCGATTCTGCTCCTCAAAAAATTCACGCCCGGTTCTCCCTCATTGTCTAATACTTTCTGAATCATTCTTTCAGAGCCTTCGTCATCGCCGCGGAGTTTCAAAAAGACTGCCGCGGATATATATGGATGTTCCAGGATACCGCTTCCTTGACCGGAAACCCACTTTTCAAGAATCTTTTCTTCCGATGCATTTTCCTCTAACAAGGGAATTCCTTTTTCGCAAAGGACTTTCGCCACTTCCTTCGTAAGAAATTCTACATCAGAATCTGTTCGCAAAGCCCACCAGTTATCTTTTCCGACAAGCCTCTCAGCGAGAATATCCCAACGCTCTAAAGAATTTGTTACCCACAGCCTTTCAATCGTGTCTTTATCTAAAAGAGCCCCCAGACGTTCCGTCCAATGCCCCCCATGAAAAATTCCAGGGTAATATGTATCGCATTCGCCGAGAAGTTTTATCCGGATGCTCAGATTAATCGTAAACAGAATTTCGTTTGGTTGTATAGAACGGTGTGTTTGAAGGGAAACAATTTCGATAACATCGCGTTTTTCACGCTTGTAAGAATTTCCTTTACGCTTGAAGCCACGAGGCTTCAAACAATTTTTCCCTAATTGGTTGAAAATATATAGAATCCCATCTTGAAGCTCTTTTTTCATTCAAAGACCCTCCATACCTGGATAACTACTATTAAGACATTCATAATATCTTTAAGTAATTGCTTACTTCAAACCGTGATTGATTATGCTTTACCTATAGCAGCAGCAATTATTTCTTTAGCCACCCGAGTCTCGAATCCATTATAACCGAAAGCATTCTTCGTCGAGTTCGGATACGCAATCTGCACCAATCGGTCCTCTTTAAATCTCTCTCCCTGTTCCATCAAACTCGCCGTCGAACTCAGACGCTAACTCATCCAGAGAGTTGATGTCTAAGGACTCCTCTCCGGCCGAACGTGTGTATGCCTTCTCCAAAATAACGCTGATCGGAAATCCTTTACTAAACTCGACACGTCTCATGCTCTTAAGCACGAATCCCTTTTCGCGTACTTTCTCGTAAAACGCCTTTGCAGATTTTCTATCTTTGAAATACAAATAGAAGTCTACCTTTCTCGTCCTTTTCCCTTTCGACCGCTGCTTGGATTTTTCAGCGCGGAGCTCGAGTTTTTTGAGCAGTTTTTCTAACCATGCCAATGCAACTTCTTTAGGGGGGCGCACTTTTTCGAGTTCTTCGAAATTCCAGTCTTCTCGGATGCTCGTTTCCATATCCCAGTTCACAAAATCCTGCAAATTAAAGGGGGGTTGCTCAGAGAATATCTCTTTATCTGCCGCATAAATATAAAAGTTAGCCTTATCCTTAGACCACTTCCATTTGGCAACCGCTGCCTTCTTACCGGTTAGGAACGAGGTGACTTGCGCATGAAGTTGCTTCGCACTACGAGCGGACAATTGCCTGGGTTTTCTTTCTTTTATTTCTCCTTTTGCTGTGAAACGAATAGCAACGAACCACGGATATCGTTCGCCATACAACCACTCGGGAAAACCTACATCTTCATATAAATGCTCTACTTCGCCACCTTCGAGTGGAACAACGAAATGGTTCCAAATAGGTTTGTAAAAATCTATGGCTTTTAGCCGATTTCTTACTTTCGTGATGTACTCTTCGTACGGTATACCTTCCTCCCAAGCACGGTGAATAGAACCAATATCACGACCCACTTGATACTCCGTTATGGGAATGCGCAGATGTTTACCAGAAATACGATCATCTACTTCTATTTCTGCTGCATAAGCCCCGCTGTACCAGACGTGACCACTTTCTAAATTAGCAACCTCTTCACGCGTTGCAGGTAGGAGTCGTCTATCTTTTGGGTATTGTTTATAATATTGAAGGGATAATCCATCTTCACTATATCGAACAACTCTCATCGGAGGGGGAATGAACTCTTCAGGTATTGAAATCTGCTGTATAAACTCCCATTTCCCATCACGTATTCGTTGTGACCCAATGTATCCATAATAAAGTAATTTTTCCAAAAAATCAGGGGCAAAAAAATCACTTATATGAAGTTGTTCTATTGTGAATCCGCCGTATACTTCATCTTCATCTATTGGCAAGAAAACAATAAAATAAACTTGACGGTTGCTTGGCAGTTTAACCCGATATAGATTGCCAGATTTTATTGTTTCTTCAGTCATATTTTCATAATTCGAACGTTTCTAATGCTTCAGCCTACCCCTAATAAGTATACCTTTAAGAACTCGCCAATTTCTCTTTCTATCACTTTTACAATTTCTGCCAGTACTAATTCTCAACCAGCCAAGTCCGTAATTGTCCTAAACATATATGATATTCGATCATTCTCAATAGAACCATGCGGCTAAGAAATAATTTACGATATAAATCAAAACCATGCTTAAGACGACGGCATTGGTCGTCGAGCGCCCCACTCCGACGGCACCGCCCGTCGTTCTAAGCCCTTGCTGGCAACTTACGAGCGCAATGATAAGCCCGAAGAAGAGCGTTTTCGTTACCCCCCCCATGAAATCCCATGATTCGAGAAAAATCTTTACAGAACGGGTGAACTGGGTATAAGGAACCCCTTCGAGTTGTGCAATCGTCATAGCCCCAAACATTCCCATAAAATCGCCAATTAATCCTAAAATGGGTAGCATCAGCGTCGCCGCAATCAGTCTCGGAACTAAAAGATAGTTATACGGGTGAACAGCGAGAGCGCGGAGGGCATCGAGTTGTTCCGTTACAGCCATCGAGCCGATTTGCGCCGCCATTGCACTTCCACATCGTGCCGCTACCATAATTCCCGCAATCACTGGAGCGAGTTCGCGCGTGACGACCAGTCCGATTGTCCCCCCCACCAGCTCGGATGCTCCTGATTGACGGAAAAGAGGTGCGACGTACAGCGACATAACAGCTCCGGAAGCGAATGTCGTAACCCCAACGATAGGAACAGAGGCGACACCGATAAAACTCATTTGTTGCAAAGTTTCTGCACCTTCGAAGGGACGACTAAAAATGCGTCGAACCCCCTCGTAGAGCAAAATCACGGACTCTCCGATGAATACGAGCGGAGCCATGACGAATGGCATGACTTTCATCGTGTTTACTGTACCGTGACGAACGGACGGATTGCAGCGAGTTTTTTCGGTCCGATTCCTTTCACTTCTAAAAGTTGTTCTACGTTCTTGAATCCTCCGGTTTGCAGTCTATACTCTACGATTCTTTTCGCCGTGACAGGACCGATTCCCGGGAGTTCCTCTAATTCTTGTTCCGTGGCAGTATTGATGTTGATAAGCCCCCCCGAGTGCGCACTTTCGCTTCGAGTTATTGCTCGAGAAGAGGAAGGAGGTGAAGCCTTCGCAGCATAAATTCCTAATTCATCGGGACTGATTTCCTCGCCTTTTTCAGGAATATAGAGTTGCGTGTTGGGAACTAATTTCGCAGCCAGGTTGATTTGATTGGTGTCTGCGTTCTTCGTTGCTCCTCCGACTTCTTCTATCGCTTCGATGACGAGGGTTTCGTCCGTTACGTAGATAACGCTCGGATTTTTTACCGCTCCTGCAACATGAATGGGAAATTTTCCTTGTGCTAAAGCCTCTTGGGGAGTATCAGGACGGTGGAGTTGTTGGTAACCGAGCCAACCAGCCGCCCCTATTGCAACTCCTCCTATTGCTAATAGCCCTATTCGAGTAGTGCGGTCCAATCCATAAAGCATAATACTTCTTTTCGACGAAAACCTACCTTTTCCTTGCAAAATTTCGATGAAACTCGTTTCTACGGGTACATGTTTGTTATAAAAATTGTTTTAATAGGTAAACTTCCATTTCACGAACGGGGAGATGCCCGAGTGGCCAAAGGGAGCAGACTGTAAATCTGCCGGCGGATGCCTTCGTAGGTTCGAATCCTACTCTCCCCACCATACAATTCTCCATCTGGAATCCACGATATTTTTGCGTGTTTATAACCGAATAACAATGTGGACAAGAAGGTAATAATAAAAAAATGAGCCTTCGTAGCTCAGGGGTAGAGCATCCCCTTGGTAAGGGGAAGGTCACGAGTTCGAATCTCGTCGAAGGCTCCAGTTAATCATATCGAGACTTCCTTACTCGGGGGTATAAACAACCTACTTATCCGAACACGAAGAGGTGTAACACCTTATGGCGATTTCGACTACGAAAACGTACAACAAACTCGACTTTCTCAAACTGATGTTCTTGAGCCGTGAGGGCGATAGAAGAGAGGCTGTATTACTCAGGCAAAGCAAAGGATGGTTTCAAGTTCATGGAATGGGGCACGAGCCTCTCGCTGCGATCGTTTTGCATATGCGCGAAATGGATTACATTTTCCCTTATTACCGGGACCGCGCAATTATGCTCGCGCGTGGAATGACGAACCAGCAACTCGCTTATGCGTATTTTGCAAAGATGAATTCGAGCAGCGCTGGACGTCAAATGCCAGGGCATTACAGCAGTCGAAAACTCAACATTTGGAGCACTCCAACACCTACGGGAAGCAATCTTCTGCCCGCATGCGGGGCAGCCTGGGGCATGAAACTGGAGGGAAGCGACGGAGTTGTCCTTGCCACGGTGGGAGATGCAGCAAGCAGGCAGGGTGAATATTACGAAGCCGTCGCATTCGCGATTCAGGAGCGACTTCCTATTATCATCATGCTCGAAGACAACCATTACGGAATCAGCACACCCACAGAGAAGTTCAATCCTTATCGTTTAGGAGTTTTCAGTGAGAAAGACCTCGTGCATGTAAATGCAAGACATCCAGATAACGTGTTCGCAGCGGGAGGCGAAGCAATTGAAAAGGCACGAAAGGGTGGAGGACCGACGATTATGTGGTGCGAGTTGGACCGTCTCGGAAGTCACACGAGCAGCGACGACCAACGCGTGTATCGTTCGGAAGAGGAAATTTCAGAGATGATGAAGCGTGACCCCATTACGGTCGTTGCTAGAGAACTCATCGAAGCGGGTGAACTTACAGAAGACGATTGGGCTGGGATTCAAGAAGAAATTCGCGAGCAAGTAGACCGGGACTACATCGAAGCAGAAAACGCCCCTGACCCAGACCCGACAAAACTTTTAGACGAACTTTATGGCGATTTGCCGACCCCTGAGCCTCCGCCTATCGAAGGTGGCAGGAAATGGCGAATGGTAGATGCATTGAATCAGGTGTTCAAGGTCGTTTTGGATAGAGATAGAAGAGTCGTTTTCTTCGGACAAGACATCGAAGATCCGAAAGGTGGTGTTTTCAAACTCACGGATGGGCTTTCGACCGCTCATCCAGATAGGGTTTTCAATTCACCACTTGCAGAGGCAACGATTATCGGAGTCGCGTGCGGACTAGCATGTTATGGAATGCGTCCGGTTTTCGAATTGCAGTTCATTGATTTCGTCGGAACGGGATGGAATCAACTTGTGAATAACTTGGCGACGATTCGATGGAGAAGTTACGGAGAATGGAAATGTCCAGCAGTGATTTATGCTCCTTACGGCGCGTATTTACCAGGCGGTTCGATCTGGCATAGTCAAGCGAACGAATCCGCGATTGCGCACTACCCTGGTTTGCGTGTAGTGATTCCAACGACTCCGCAAGATGCTGCAGGCTTGATGTGGACAGCAATGCATGCAGAAGACCCGACTATTGTGCTCGTACCGAAGCATCGTTTCCGACAGCAAATCGACGTTCCTGAAGAGCTGGAAGCTGTTCCTATCGGAAAAGCCCGAGTTTGGAAAGAAGGTACCGATGTTACAGTGGTCACTTGGGGAAATTGCATCGAACAAGCAGAAGAGGCGGCGCAGAAATTAGAAGGCGAAGTCTCTGTTGAAATCATTGATTTAAGGTCTGTTTATCCATGGGACAAAGAAACGGTAGCAAAGTCTCTGGAAAAGACGGGGAGGCTCGTCGTAATTCAAGAAGATAGCGAAGCGTGTAGCGTTGGACAGATGATTATTTCGGAAATGACATCGAATCCTGAAACGTGGGGTTATTTCATCAGCCAACCGCAGTTGGTTTCGAAAGCGCATGTGCATATAGGCTACAACCCGATATGGGAATACGCGGCGTTGCCGGATACAGAACGAGTTATCGCGGCGATTCGGAGAGTGATGGAGTAAACAAAAAGTGTAGTATCGCACTTTGTTTGCAGGCTAATCGAGTTATCTGAAAGGGAAAACCCTCCGAACAATCGGAGGGTTTTATTTAGAAGGAGATTTTAGATTTTAGACTGTTATTTTTTTCGCCTTCTCAAGAGTGCGATTATTCCGCAAGATAGTGCGGTGATTGTTGCGGGTTCCGGAACCGCATTCTGCTCTATGTGCCCAAGGGAGGCTATGCTCGGGGTTGGCAAAGTGTCTCCATCTATATCGAGGAAGAAAGATTTCTTGACTTTGTATGCCTCGACAGGATGGTCGAAATGCAGGGTTTCTACGAGAGTAAAAGGACCGTCTTGACCTCCATCGTATCCTCCGCCGAGAATCTGACCGTCGGCGGACGCAAGCACATTTCCGCTCAAATCTTCGACGACCTCGTTCCAGAAGATTCGACCTTTATCCCAAACCCCACCAGTAAGTACCATTATGAGGTCGGAAACCGGGTAGCACGCACTGGAATCCACCTCATAAAGAATCGTCACCGTTGCGGCAGAAAATCCCGTGTTGTCTCCTACGGTGACCGGAACTTTTCCGGCATAAAAGTTGATTTGGCTATCGCAGAAGCCATCAACCTCCCAAGGAATATCCTCATCGTACTGCGGTATGAATGAAGCATGAGATTCGAGAACGTCATAAACGAATCCATCGGCTAAGGCAGCAGCCGCAAGCGAGAAGACTGTAATAACAGTCCAGATTTTCGCTCCTGTTCTCACCATATTTTTTTTCTCCTTTTCCCAGAGGGCGAAACTTAGTTTCGGACGAAAATACTATATCATAGTTTTTCGCAAATGCAATACCGAAGTTATTAAAAATCTCGAAAAATATTAAAAACCTGGTATTTTTTGGGGCTATTTCTTTCGACGTTTGAAAAGAAGAGCGATTCCTATACCGAAGGAGGCGATTGTAGCAGGCTCTGGGACACCGGTTTGCTCAATGTGATAGAGCGCGGCGACGCTGTCCGAAGGGGGTGGGTCACCCGCGATGTCGAGGAAAAAGCTCTTTTTGACCTTATAATGCGAGACTGGACTCGAAAGGGCGATAGAGGTGTTAATTGAAAAATCTCCATCACTACCGCCGGAATAAAAAGAGCCGAGTATCGAACCTGTTCCCGTGCCGAGGACGTTTCCATTCAAATCCTCTACGACTTCTGCCCAAAGGATCCGACCTTGGTCTGCCACAGTCCCCGTGAGCGACATCTGAATCATTTCGACGGGATAGCACTCACTGGAGTCCACTTCGTAAAGAATCGTCACTGTTGCGGCAGAGAATTTCGTGTCATCTCCTACAGTAACGGGGACATCTTCCGCATGGAAGGTGATCGTGTTATCACAGTCTCCTCCGATAGTCCAGGAGATGTCAGCGTCGGCTTGGGGGATGAAAGAGACATGGGATTCTAAAACGTTGTAATTAAAACTTTGAGATATTGCGGGGGTTACGAGGAGTAAAAATCCAAGTAAGGTAATGCGCTTCGTTCGGTTCTTCATCTCCAAGGCTCCTTTTGCGAAAAAGAATGCTCGAAGTAACCTTCGAGTATTTTAGGATTATAACATAGGTTTGATATAAATGCCCGTGTGATTTTTCAAAACTCGCAATCTTACTTGCTTTCTATGTCAATTGGCTTGTCCATTGGGATAGAATCTCTTTGCGAAAGAAAGAATATGCCAGTAGTTTCTATAAGGATTCCGCAAATGGGAGAAGGGCTTCAAGAGGCAAGGTTGGTTGCCTTTTTAAAGAAGCCTGGAGACAAAGTCAAACGCGACGAACCTCTTTATCAGATGGAGACCGACAAGGCGGTTATGGACGTCGAATCGCCTTATGAAGGGGTGCTTCTCGAGTGGTTGACGAAAGAGGATGTCGTACTGCCGATTGGTACGGAGATCGCGAAAATGGAGGTCGCTGAAGGGGTTCGCGAGATGCCGGTCGGGCACGAAATGCCAAAAAAAGAAGCCCCAGTTTCAGTATCTTCACAAGTTGCAACAATCGAAGATGGAGAGGAAGCACTTGCAGTCGAGGCAAGGAGAGCGGAAACCGCGCGGAACCGAGATATCCCTCCCAAGACCAGAAGGTATTTGAAAGAGAAGGGACTTTTGGAAGTGGCGCATTTGATTCCCTCGAAAACGCAAAAGTTGATGCCCGAAGACGTGGATGCGTATTTGGCTGCGCAATCGGCTGCTGCACCGACAGCCCCCCCGTCTGCCGCAGTTGCTTTGAAATCCACTGCGGAATACGAAGAGTTCGCATTGAGTCAAAGGCAAAGGACGCTTTCTTACCGCCTTGCCAGAGGGGCTCAGGTATGTGTTCCTGGAACCATTATGACGGAATGCGGTTGGGAAAAAATCGAGGAAGCACGAGAAGAATTGAAAAGACAGGGGGGGGAATTCCAACCGAGCGCGTTTACGATGATGGCATGGTGTGTCGTCCAAGCGATGAAAGATCATCCGAAATTCCGAAGCATTATGCCGAACGAAAATACTTTGAGAACGTATAAACACGTGCATTTGGGAATCGCAGTCGCTTTGCCCGGGGACGAATTGGTTACTGCTGTCGTTCCGAACGCGGATACGATGAGTTGGCGGGAATTCGCACAAGCCGCAAGACAGCAAATAGAATTAGCGCGCAATGGTCAAGACCAAGCGACAGAAGCAACGACTTTGAGCATCACGAACATGAGTGCCTTCGGACTTTTGAATGCTGTGCCTGTAGTCGTTTCTCCTGCTGTTGCTACGCTCTTTTTAGGAGAGCCGTATTGGAAGGCTGTGCCAAAGATGGGCGGATTCGATTTTTCGCGTGTAGTGATGCTTTCTCTCACCTTCGACCATCGTGTGATTAATGGTGTCGGCGCAGCGAATTTTTTGAACGATGTGAAGGCGAAAATCGAGAACTTTTCGTTCTGACAAATGGTCTTTTGCGCCTTTGCATGTTAGTTTCGTTGGTATAAACCGGCTTCCGGAGTAACTATTAAACTGAACGGGGGGCTTTCCTGTAGCCAGGATTATGCAAAGCATTCTCGACACTTCTTTCCCATTGAGCATTCGTTTTCTTAGTTACAGAGACGAAGTTCGGGAGAGCGCTCTTAGTAGAGTGTTTGAAACGATATTCAAAAAAAATCGGTTCCCCTTGCGGAGCAGAGGGAAACCTACGGAGGGGGTGTTCAAACAAAGCGTATCTATCATTGAAAAGAAAAGATTTTCACCCCCTCCTTAAAGGTTCCCCCTCTTCGCTTTCGCTCGAAGGGGAACCGGACTGATGTGGATATCTTTACTAGACAAACATTTACTGAACAATGTCAATCAGTCATTGCCATCGCATGTTAAAAAAAATCTGTGATATTGTGGAACCATACTTTTCTGAAACATGAAAACTTGGCAACTAAAAATTTCTTCGCTCGATATGCGCAGGATGTCTTTTTGTGCGGAAAGAGATTATCCCGAAGAAACGGTAGGTGCGCTTTTGGGGAGAATCGAGGATGGTTGTTATTTCGTAAAGGAAATCGTTCCTTTGGAGAATCGGGAGGAAATGCATCCCGAACGCGCTTTCTTCGTCCCTCCGGAAAAGGTACTCGAATTGGAAAAACTTGCGTTATCGAATGGCTGTCAGGTGGTAGGGTGGTATCATAGTCACCCGGATACGCGCGCTATGCCAAGCCGAGAAGATTTGCAATGTGCGTTTCCTTTGTATGTTTATCCTATACTTTCGGTAGTACATGGCTTGGTTCGGGAAATCGAATGTTGGAGGCTTCGAGACGAAGGAGAAGGTTTCGAGCCAGTGGAAATTGTAGAAATCGAATAAGTCGCTATGAGACTTTTTAAACAGAAGGGAACAATGCGTTCCCAAGCAGAGCTTGGGAACGAGGAGATAAGCGGGATTAGGAACGAGGAGATAATCGAAATTATAGAAACAGGATAATCTCACCATGAATCCATTAGAATCGAGCCGAAAAGAAAGGATGAAACTGACTGAAGAGGAACTTCAACGTTATTCGAGGCATATGGTTATTCCCGAAGTGGGAATCGAAGGTCAGGAACGGCTGAAAAATTCCTCGGTTTTATTGGTGGGCGTGGGGGGGCTCGGTTCTCCTGTCGCCTATTATCTCGCCGCTGCTGGAGTGGGAAGATTGGGGTTGGTAGATTACGATATCGTTGACCGAACGAATTTACAGCGGCAGATTTTGCATTTCGATACGGATGTAGGAAAGGCGAAATTGCAAAGTGCGAAGCAAAAACTTCTCTCCCTCAATCCCGATATCGAAATAGAACTTCATGAAACGAAACTTACGAGAGATAACGCATTGAGCATTTTCGAGACGTATGACGTCATCGTGGATGGCACAGACAATTTTCCTACTCGGTATTTAGTAAACGATGCGTGCGTTCTTTACGGAAAGCCGAATGTATACGGTTCTATTTTTCGTTTCGAAGGGCAGGTGAGCGTGTTTTTCGCAAAGGAAGGCGCTTGTTATCGCTGTCTGTATCCTGAGCCTCCCCCCCCTGGACTCATTCCGAGTTGTGCCGATGCGGGAGTGTTGGGGGTTTTGCCAGGGGTGATCGGTTCTTTACAAGCGACCGAAGTTTTGAAACTTCTTTTGGGAATCGGGGAGCCGCTTGTAGGAACTCTTTTGTCTTTCGATGCGTTGCGGATGGAGTTTAGCGCCTATCGCGTAACAAAAGACCCGGAATGTCCCATCTGCGGCAAAAATCCTACGATAACGCAATTAATAGATTACGAAGATTTCTGCGGATTGCGTGAAAGAAGATTGAAAGGAAGGAGCGTTCCAGAAATCACCGTACACGAACTCGAAAAAATGCGCTCGGAAGGGATTCCATTTTTGCTGTTGGATGTTCGTGAAGATTTCGAACTGAAAATTTCACGCCTCGACCCTTGTGTCCATATCCCGATGGGGGAAGTAGCGAAACGAATGTCGGAACTTCCTCGAGACAGGGAAATCGTGGTTCTTTGCCGCTCCGGGAATAGAAGCAAGAAAGTTACCGAGGACTTGTTGCGAAGCGGCTTTCGAAAAGTGAGCAACCTCGCAGGCGGCATCAATGCCTATGCGAGGGAAATTAATCCGAGCATTCAGGCGTACTGATACTCAGAATAGTGTTCGAACGTCAAACAACTGTCGGGTAGTTGAAAGAATAAATGGAGGAAAAAAAATGATTTGGACGTCCGTTTTCTTTAGCGCTTTGCCTTTCGTTCCTTTGCAGAACCAGGGAACGGAACTCACGGTTTACAACGCGAACTTCGGCTTGGTCAAGGAAGTTCGAGAGATCAATCTATCGAGTGGAAGACAGACGGTTCGCATAGAAGATGTCGCTGCATATATTGACCCCACGAGCGTGAGCCTAAAAAGTTTGACCAAAGACGAGATAGAAATTCTGGAGCAGAACTATCAATACGATTTAATTTCTCCGCAGGTGATTTTGCTCAAATCCATCGGAAAGAGAATTCGCGTTCGTCAAGTGCTCGAAAACGGTCAAGAGCGTGTTACAGAAGGTGTGCTTTTAAGCGCGCCGGGTCAGATCGTAACGGCAGAAGGCTCGCCGTATCAGATGTATTCGGGTTTGGTGATGCAGACTGACGACGGAAGAATCATTTTGAATCCTGTGGGCACTTTCGAAGTCCTCGAACTTCCCGAAGGGCTAATCAGCAAACCCACGTTAATGTGGGACTTGATAGCAGGGCGCTCAGGCGCACATAAAATCGAGTTGGCTTATCTGACGAACCAAATCAACTGGTATGCGAATTACGTTTTGACTTTAA is part of the Fimbriimonadales bacterium genome and encodes:
- a CDS encoding NADH-quinone oxidoreductase subunit N, with amino-acid sequence MIDTKLTPAPIDWIALAPMIAVGTTGVVAMILEMMRPRKTNNLIVSISLIGLAFAAALVLAFWNVPPRESFGAVYADASGHEKNFGLFIHDRFSQLVQLLLIGVCFFTVMFSEGYLREKLIPFGEYYPLVLWTTVGGMVMVTTRDLIILFLGLETLSISLYILAGLSSKEKRSQESALKYFLLGAFASSFMLYGIALMYGGTGTTHLSGITELFQANLADANPYRLVYAGLGMILVGFGFKAALVPFHMWTPDVYQGAPTCVTGFMAAGSKVAAYAALIRFLEGAMAMKDVWIPILMAFAVLSMTLGNLVAIVQRDAKRILGYSSIAHAGYILVAVVAWAKAYDRPDLQIGYETVLYYLLTYSLMTIGAFAVLTLSARGGKEGTLVDDYYGMYRRRPFAALAMVVFMVNLAGIPPFAGFFAKVFIFSDALETGLLWLALVLAVNSVISAYYYLRVAFAVFVQEPEWKPTRFAPMNLGLLLTCGITAVLLLAILVFTSPILREISIVSAKIL
- a CDS encoding DUF4304 domain-containing protein, yielding MKKELQDGILYIFNQLGKNCLKPRGFKRKGNSYKREKRDVIEIVSLQTHRSIQPNEILFTINLSIRIKLLGECDTYYPGIFHGGHWTERLGALLDKDTIERLWVTNSLERWDILAERLVGKDNWWALRTDSDVEFLTKEVAKVLCEKGIPLLEENASEEKILEKWVSGQGSGILEHPYISAAVFLKLRGDDEGSERMIQKVLDNEGEPGVNFLRSRIEVAMQNLRAKRLIEKISRQRESSK
- a CDS encoding ribonuclease E inhibitor RraB → MRVVRYSEDGLSLQYYKQYPKDRRLLPATREEVANLESGHVWYSGAYAAEIEVDDRISGKHLRIPITEYQVGRDIGSIHRAWEEGIPYEEYITKVRNRLKAIDFYKPIWNHFVVPLEGGEVEHLYEDVGFPEWLYGERYPWFVAIRFTAKGEIKERKPRQLSARSAKQLHAQVTSFLTGKKAAVAKWKWSKDKANFYIYAADKEIFSEQPPFNLQDFVNWDMETSIREDWNFEELEKVRPPKEVALAWLEKLLKKLELRAEKSKQRSKGKRTRKVDFYLYFKDRKSAKAFYEKVREKGFVLKSMRRVEFSKGFPISVILEKAYTRSAGEESLDINSLDELASEFDGEFDGTGREI
- a CDS encoding ABC transporter permease yields the protein MKVMPFVMAPLVFIGESVILLYEGVRRIFSRPFEGAETLQQMSFIGVASVPIVGVTTFASGAVMSLYVAPLFRQSGASELVGGTIGLVVTRELAPVIAGIMVAARCGSAMAAQIGSMAVTEQLDALRALAVHPYNYLLVPRLIAATLMLPILGLIGDFMGMFGAMTIAQLEGVPYTQFTRSVKIFLESWDFMGGVTKTLFFGLIIALVSCQQGLRTTGGAVGVGRSTTNAVVLSMVLIYIVNYFLAAWFY
- a CDS encoding helix-hairpin-helix domain-containing protein, producing MLYGLDRTTRIGLLAIGGVAIGAAGWLGYQQLHRPDTPQEALAQGKFPIHVAGAVKNPSVIYVTDETLVIEAIEEVGGATKNADTNQINLAAKLVPNTQLYIPEKGEEISPDELGIYAAKASPPSSSRAITRSESAHSGGLININTATEQELEELPGIGPVTAKRIVEYRLQTGGFKNVEQLLEVKGIGPKKLAAIRPFVTVQ